The genomic DNA TGACAGGAGCGCCGCGGGGTCACGGTCACGCCGCGGCGCTCGACTATTGCAAGTTGAATGAGCCGACTCGCCGTGTAGCTTGTCGTGAGTCGTCGACCGAGGATCCGATCATCCCCCAGCCCGCTCACAGCCCGCGCGCGCCGTCGATCCGGCCGGATCGGGGCCGCGTCCCGCGTCGCGCGGTGCGGCCGTGACCGTCCTCGACGAGGACGGCGAGCCGCGCCGGCAGGTCGGAGCCCTTCCGTTCCGGCACGGGCGGGACGGCAAGACCAAGATCCTGCTGGTGACCTCGCGGGAGAGCCGCCGCTGGGTCATCCCGAAGGGGTGGCCGATGAAGGGCCGCAAGCCGTTCGAGGCGGCCGCGCGCGAGGCCTACGAGGAGGCCGGCCTGCGCGGTGCGGTCGGCAAGCGCCCGATCGGGCTGTACCTCTACCAGAAGCGCCTGAGGAACCTCGACACCGTCCTCTGCCAGGTGAAGGTGTTCCCCCTGGAGGTGCGCAAGCAGCTCAAGCATTTCCCCGAGGCGCGCCAGCGCGAGCTGCGCTGGTTCACCCCGTCGGACGCCGCCGAGGCGGTGTCCGAGCCCGGCCTCGCGGCCCTGATCCGGGCCGCATCGCGCACCTAAAACGGCGGGAACGCGCAACACGGCGTTGCCAACGCGGCGGCGATCCGTTATGGCCCCACTCGGCCGGACGGACACGCCCCCCGCGGGGGCGCCCCGGTCACCTGCTGCGGTAGCTCAGTGGTAGAGCACTTCATTGGTAATGAAGAGGTCGAGAGTTCAATCCTCTCTCGCAGCACCAGAAACCTTCCCGATCTCGCAATCAGTCCGGACGATGCTAAGGGTTCCCTAGCGGAGCCTGTCGCGGACTGAGGATCGCGGCGGCGGCCCGGCCGACACCATCCGCTGAAGGGGACGCGCGGACGTGAACTCGACAGCCCTGTTCACCATGCTGGGCCTCGTCATCGGCTGGGCGGTCCTGGCCGGCGCGGCCCTGATCACCGGGCGGATCGCCACCTTCGCGTTCCTGATCCTGACGCTGATCGCCCTCTACCTCTACGTGCCGTGGGTGCGGCTCCGGGCGAGCGGGATCGACGGGTCCAGCCGGCCGGTCCGGTTCTGGACCAACGTCGCCATGCTGGCGGTCAGCCTCGCCGCCTGCCTCGCCTTCGGGATGATGCTCGCCCGGCGCACCGGGCTCCTGTAGGCGCCCCGACCGCCGCGCGGTCCGCGTTCGCGCGGCCGGCGATCCACGCTCCCGAGTGAGCTGCCCCTGCCGCACCAGGGCGTCCCCACGCATCGGGCCGCGCCGCCAGAGAGAGCGGCCGGCGATCCGGTCATGCGCGGCGCCCCCTCAACATGGATGAGGCGCCCTTAACATACATTGTGTAATACGGGCCGATTAAGCGTGGCCTTGATCGCGGATTTTCGTGCCAATAGCCTGGCGTGGCGCGATAAAACGAGTTCGGTCAAATATTGATCGTTATAAAATTCGCGAAAGATCGAACCGTGGTCCCGAAGCCGGGTTGGACAGGGTGCGAGGCTCGATGCTCCCACGGAGTACCGGGCCGACGGCCGATCGTGCGGTGGGC from Methylobacterium radiotolerans JCM 2831 includes the following:
- a CDS encoding NUDIX hydrolase; this translates as MTVLDEDGEPRRQVGALPFRHGRDGKTKILLVTSRESRRWVIPKGWPMKGRKPFEAAAREAYEEAGLRGAVGKRPIGLYLYQKRLRNLDTVLCQVKVFPLEVRKQLKHFPEARQRELRWFTPSDAAEAVSEPGLAALIRAASRT